In one window of Hymenobacter nivis DNA:
- a CDS encoding glycosyltransferase, whose product MTTLLLLYCLLWLLVLAGSAGALATRRGAPAAGPLPMPLPRVSILLAARNEAAALPRCLASLRALRYPPELLEILLGDDSSTDGTAAVAAAAMRGFEGHFEVVPIADEALGTARGKANVLAHLARRATTAYFFVTDADIHLPPTWITALLAHAAPGVGTVTGITAVQGPRLFDRLQGLDWLISLGLIQVVSATGRPVTAMGNNMLVTRAAYEATGGYEALPFSVTEDYALFRAVLGHGYGFRHVFSAEARADSLPMPTWRALLRQRHRWLRGVQALPLRLRLELLAYSSFWPALGALVWAGAPGLALALWGARLAGQGALAAVCYRRAGLRPRPWLLPLFEGYALALTLGMGYVRFFGGAVVWKGRRYD is encoded by the coding sequence ATGACGACTCTCCTGCTGCTGTATTGCTTGTTGTGGCTGCTGGTGCTGGCCGGCTCGGCGGGGGCCCTGGCCACCCGGCGCGGGGCCCCCGCCGCGGGGCCGCTGCCGATGCCGCTGCCCCGCGTCAGCATTTTGCTGGCCGCCCGCAACGAAGCCGCGGCCCTGCCGCGCTGCCTGGCCAGCCTGCGCGCCCTGCGCTACCCGCCCGAATTGCTGGAAATCCTGCTCGGCGACGACAGCAGCACCGACGGCACCGCCGCCGTGGCCGCGGCGGCCATGCGGGGCTTCGAAGGGCATTTTGAAGTCGTGCCCATCGCCGACGAGGCCCTGGGCACGGCCCGCGGCAAGGCCAACGTGCTGGCCCACCTGGCCCGCCGCGCCACCACCGCGTATTTCTTCGTCACCGACGCCGACATCCACCTGCCGCCCACCTGGATAACCGCCCTGCTGGCCCACGCCGCGCCCGGCGTGGGCACCGTCACGGGCATCACCGCCGTGCAGGGCCCCCGGCTGTTCGACCGCCTCCAGGGCCTCGACTGGCTGATTTCGCTGGGCCTCATCCAAGTGGTGAGTGCCACGGGCCGGCCCGTTACGGCCATGGGCAACAATATGCTCGTGACGCGCGCCGCCTACGAGGCCACCGGCGGCTACGAAGCCCTGCCGTTCTCCGTCACTGAAGACTACGCCCTGTTCCGGGCCGTGCTGGGCCACGGCTACGGCTTCCGCCACGTGTTCAGTGCCGAAGCCCGGGCCGATTCGCTGCCCATGCCCACCTGGCGGGCCCTGCTGCGGCAGCGCCACCGCTGGTTGCGTGGCGTGCAGGCCCTGCCGCTGCGCCTGCGCCTGGAGCTGCTGGCCTACAGCAGCTTCTGGCCGGCGCTGGGGGCCCTTGTCTGGGCGGGGGCCCCGGGCCTGGCGCTGGCCCTGTGGGGCGCGCGCCTGGCGGGGCAGGGGGCCCTGGCGGCCGTGTGCTACCGCCGCGCCGGCCTGCGCCCGCGCCCCTGGCTGCTGCCACTCTTCGAGGGCTACGCGCTGGCCCTCACCCTGGGCATGGGCTACGTGCGCTTCTTCGGCGGGGCCGTGGTATGGAAGGGCCGCCGCTACGACTGA